One Lepus europaeus isolate LE1 chromosome 7, mLepTim1.pri, whole genome shotgun sequence DNA segment encodes these proteins:
- the DGKZ gene encoding diacylglycerol kinase zeta isoform X3, whose product MEPRDGSPEARSSDSESASASSSGSERDAGPEPDKAPRRLSKRRFPGLRLFGHRKAITKSGLPHLAPPPPAPGALCGEPERQIRSTVDWSESATYGEHIWFETNVSGDFCYVGEQYCVAKMLQKSVSRRKCAACKIVVHTPCIEQLEKINFRCKPSFRESGSRNVREPTFVRHHWVHRRRQDGKCRHCGKGFQQKFTFHSKEIVAISCSWCKQAYHSKVSCFMLQQIEEPCSLGVHAAVVIPPTWILRARRPQNTLKASKKKKRASFKRKSSKKGPEEGRWRPFIIRPTPSPLMKPLLVFVNPKSGGNQGAKIIQSFLWYLNPRQVFDLSQGGPKEALEMYRKVHNLRILACGGDGTVGWILSTLDQLRLKPPPPVAILPLGTGNDLARTLNWGGGYTDEPVSKILSHVEEGNVVQLDRWDLRAEPNPEAGPEERDEGATDRLPLDVFNNYFSLGFDAHVTLEFHESREANPEKFNSRFRNKMFYAGTAFSDFLMGSSKDLAKHIRVVCDGTDLTPKIQDLKPQCIVFLNIPRYCAGTMPWGHPGEHHDFEPQRHDDGYLEVIGFTMTSLAALQVGGHGERLTQCREVLLSTSKAIPVQVDGEPCKLAASRIRIALRNQATMVQKAKRRSATPLHSDQQPVPEQLRIQVSRVSMHDYEALHYDKEQLREACEWQRGWAEEREGQRGPRAPPAADTVLRPPAVPLGTVVVPGDSDLELCRAHIERLQQVGSAGRPPPCCPCRPAPDPPRPWLLSQQEPEGAGAQSPMCQKLSPKWCFLDATTASRFYRIDRAQEHLNYVTEIAQDEIYILDPELLGASARPDLPTPTSPLPNSPCSPTPRLLQGDATPPPGEELIEAARRNDFCKLQELHRAGGDLLHRDGRNRTLLHHAVSAGSKDVVRYLLDHAPPEILDAVEENGETCLHQAAALGQRTICHYIVEAGASLMKTDQQGDTPRQRAEKARDTELAAYLENRQHYQMVQREDQETAV is encoded by the exons GAAAGCCATCACCAAGTCCGGCCTCccgcacctggctcctcccccgCCGGCCCCCGGGGCCCTGTGCGGCGAGCCTGAGCGCCAGATCCGGAGCACCGTGGACTGGAGT GAGTCAGCAACGTATGGGGAGCACATCTGGTTCGAGACCAACGTGTCGGGGGACTTCTGCTATGTTGGGGAGCAGTACTGTGTAGCCAAGATGTTG CAGAAGTCAGTGTCGCGGAGAAAGTGCGCAGCCTGCAAGATCGTGGTGCACACCCCCTGCATCGAGCAGCTGGAGAAG ATAAATTTCCGCTGTAAGCCATCCTTCCGGGAATCGGGCTCCAGGAATGTCCGTGAG CCAACCTTCGTGCGGCACCACTGGGTGCACAGGAGGCGCCAGGACGGCAAGTGTCGGCACTGTGGCAAG GGCTTCCAGCAGAAGTTCACCTTCCACAGCAAAGAGATTGTGGCCATCAGCTGCTCCTGGTGCAAGCAGGCG TACCACAGCAAGGTGTCCTGCTTCATGCTGCAGCAGATCGAGGAGCCGTGCTCGCTGGGGGTGCACGCGGCCGTGGTCATCCCGCCCACCTGGATCCTGCGCGCCCGGAGGCCGCAG AACACCCTCAAGGCGagcaagaagaaaaagagggCGTCATTCAAGAGGAAGTCCAGCAAGAAGGGGCCCGAG GAGGGCCGCTGGAGGCCCTTCATCATCAGGCCCACCCCGTCCCCCCTCATGAAGCCCCTGCTGGTGTTTGTAAACCCCAAGAGTGGGGGCAACCAG GGCGCCAAGATCATCCAGTCCTTCCTCTGGTATCTCAACCCCCGACAAGTGTTTGACCTGAGCCAGGGAGGGCCCAAGGAGGC GCTGGAGATGTACCGCAAGGTGCACAACTTGCGCATCCTGGCGTGTGGGGGTGATGGCACG GTTGGCTGGATTCTCTCCACCCTGGACCAGCTGCGCTTAAAGCCGCCGCCGCCTGTGGCCATCCTGCCGCTGGGTACCGGCAACGACTTGGCGCGTACCCTCAACTGGGGCGGG GGCTACACAGACGAGCCCGTGTCCAAGATCCTCTCCCACGTGGAAGAGGGGAACGTGGTGCAGCTGGACCGCTGGGACCTCCGCGCGGAGCCCAATCCCGAGGCCGGGCCAGAGGAGCGAGACGAGGGTGCCACTGACCGG CTCCCCCTGGATGTCTTCAACAACTACTTCAGCCTGGGCTTCGACGCCCACGTCACGCTGGAGTTCCACGAGTCCCGAG AGGCGAACCCCGAGAAGTTCAACAGCCGCTTTCGGAACAAGATGTTCTATGCCGGG ACAGCCTTCTCGGACTTCCTCATGGGCAGCTCCAAGGACCTGGCCAAACACATCCGGGTGGTG TGCGATGGGACAGATCTGACCCCCAAGATCCAGGACCTGAAGCCCCAGTGCATCGTTTTCTTGAACATCCCCAG GTACTGCGCGGGCACCATGCCCTGGGGCCACCCTGGGGAGCACCATGACTTTGAGCCCCAGCGACACGATGATGGCTACCTCGAGGTCATTGGCTTCACCATGACATCTCTG GCCGCGCTGCAGGTGGGCGGGCACGGCGAGCGGCTGACACAGTGCCGCGAGGTGCTGCTCAGCACGTCCAAGGCCATCCCAGTGCAGGTGGACGGTGAGCCCTGCAAGCTGGCGGCCTCCCGCATCCGCATCGCCCTGCGCAACCAGGCCACCATGGTGCAGAAGGCCAAGCGGCGGAGCGCCACGCCCCTGCACAGCGA CCAGCAGCCGGTGCCCGAGCAGCTTCGGATCCAGGTGAGCAGGGTCAGCATGCACGACTACGAGGCCCTGCATTACGACAAGGAGCAGCTCAGGGAGGCTTGTGAGTGGCAGCGGGGCTGGGCCGAGGAGCGGGAAGGGCAGCGGGGGCCCAGGGCCCCGCCAGCTGCTGACACGGTGCTCCGTCCTCCAGCTGTGCCGCTGGGCACCGTGGTGGTCCCAGGAGACAGCGACCTGGAGCTCTGCCGAGCGCACATCGAGAGGCTGCAGCAGGTAGGGAGTGCGGGCCGGCCGCCTCCGTGCTGCCCCTGCCGGCCGGCTCCTGACCCACCCCGGCCTTGGCTTCTCTCCCAGCAGGAGCCCGAAGGTGCTGGAGCGCAGTCCCCCATGTGCCAGAAACTGTCCCCCAAGTGGTGTTTCCTGGACG CCACCACTGCCAGCCGCTTCTACAGGATCGACCGTGCCCAG GAACACCTCAACTACGTGACTGAGATCGCACAGGACGAGATCTACATCCTGGACCCCGAGCTGCTGGGGGCATCGGCCCGGCCTGACCTGccaacccccacctccccactccccaaCTCACCCTGCTCACCCACGCCCCG GTTACTGCAAGGGGATGCCACGCCCCCTCCAG GTGAGGAGTTGATTGAAGCCGCCAGGAGGAACGACTTCTGCAAG CTCCAGGAACTGCATCGAGCGGGAGGCGACCTCCTGCACCGTGACGGGCGGAACCGCACGCTGCTGCACCACGCGGTGAGCGCTGGCAGCAAGGACGTGGTCCGCTACCTGCTGGACCACG cccctccagAGATCCTCGATGCCGTGGAGGAAAA CGGGGAGACGTGTCTGCACCAGGCGGCCGCCCTGGGCCAGCGCACCATCTGCCACTACATCGTGGAGGCCGGGGCCTCCCTCATGAAGACGGACCAGCAG ggggaCACACCCCGGCAGCGCGCCGAGAAGGCTCGGGACACGGAGCTGGCCGCCTACCTGGAAAACCGGCAGCACTACCAGATGGTCCAGCGGGAGGACCAGGAGACGGCCGTGTAG
- the DGKZ gene encoding diacylglycerol kinase zeta isoform X1, with the protein MSARGAGHSAGAGCDVAATRGPAEALGTDEGEPPGALRPMWRYRSWDVPQIPAEALRTQKAITKSGLPHLAPPPPAPGALCGEPERQIRSTVDWSESATYGEHIWFETNVSGDFCYVGEQYCVAKMLQKSVSRRKCAACKIVVHTPCIEQLEKINFRCKPSFRESGSRNVREPTFVRHHWVHRRRQDGKCRHCGKGFQQKFTFHSKEIVAISCSWCKQAYHSKVSCFMLQQIEEPCSLGVHAAVVIPPTWILRARRPQNTLKASKKKKRASFKRKSSKKGPEEGRWRPFIIRPTPSPLMKPLLVFVNPKSGGNQGAKIIQSFLWYLNPRQVFDLSQGGPKEALEMYRKVHNLRILACGGDGTVGWILSTLDQLRLKPPPPVAILPLGTGNDLARTLNWGGGYTDEPVSKILSHVEEGNVVQLDRWDLRAEPNPEAGPEERDEGATDRLPLDVFNNYFSLGFDAHVTLEFHESREANPEKFNSRFRNKMFYAGTAFSDFLMGSSKDLAKHIRVVCDGTDLTPKIQDLKPQCIVFLNIPRYCAGTMPWGHPGEHHDFEPQRHDDGYLEVIGFTMTSLAALQVGGHGERLTQCREVLLSTSKAIPVQVDGEPCKLAASRIRIALRNQATMVQKAKRRSATPLHSDQQPVPEQLRIQVSRVSMHDYEALHYDKEQLREACEWQRGWAEEREGQRGPRAPPAADTVLRPPAVPLGTVVVPGDSDLELCRAHIERLQQVGSAGRPPPCCPCRPAPDPPRPWLLSQQEPEGAGAQSPMCQKLSPKWCFLDATTASRFYRIDRAQEHLNYVTEIAQDEIYILDPELLGASARPDLPTPTSPLPNSPCSPTPRLLQGDATPPPGEELIEAARRNDFCKLQELHRAGGDLLHRDGRNRTLLHHAVSAGSKDVVRYLLDHAPPEILDAVEENGETCLHQAAALGQRTICHYIVEAGASLMKTDQQGDTPRQRAEKARDTELAAYLENRQHYQMVQREDQETAV; encoded by the exons GAAAGCCATCACCAAGTCCGGCCTCccgcacctggctcctcccccgCCGGCCCCCGGGGCCCTGTGCGGCGAGCCTGAGCGCCAGATCCGGAGCACCGTGGACTGGAGT GAGTCAGCAACGTATGGGGAGCACATCTGGTTCGAGACCAACGTGTCGGGGGACTTCTGCTATGTTGGGGAGCAGTACTGTGTAGCCAAGATGTTG CAGAAGTCAGTGTCGCGGAGAAAGTGCGCAGCCTGCAAGATCGTGGTGCACACCCCCTGCATCGAGCAGCTGGAGAAG ATAAATTTCCGCTGTAAGCCATCCTTCCGGGAATCGGGCTCCAGGAATGTCCGTGAG CCAACCTTCGTGCGGCACCACTGGGTGCACAGGAGGCGCCAGGACGGCAAGTGTCGGCACTGTGGCAAG GGCTTCCAGCAGAAGTTCACCTTCCACAGCAAAGAGATTGTGGCCATCAGCTGCTCCTGGTGCAAGCAGGCG TACCACAGCAAGGTGTCCTGCTTCATGCTGCAGCAGATCGAGGAGCCGTGCTCGCTGGGGGTGCACGCGGCCGTGGTCATCCCGCCCACCTGGATCCTGCGCGCCCGGAGGCCGCAG AACACCCTCAAGGCGagcaagaagaaaaagagggCGTCATTCAAGAGGAAGTCCAGCAAGAAGGGGCCCGAG GAGGGCCGCTGGAGGCCCTTCATCATCAGGCCCACCCCGTCCCCCCTCATGAAGCCCCTGCTGGTGTTTGTAAACCCCAAGAGTGGGGGCAACCAG GGCGCCAAGATCATCCAGTCCTTCCTCTGGTATCTCAACCCCCGACAAGTGTTTGACCTGAGCCAGGGAGGGCCCAAGGAGGC GCTGGAGATGTACCGCAAGGTGCACAACTTGCGCATCCTGGCGTGTGGGGGTGATGGCACG GTTGGCTGGATTCTCTCCACCCTGGACCAGCTGCGCTTAAAGCCGCCGCCGCCTGTGGCCATCCTGCCGCTGGGTACCGGCAACGACTTGGCGCGTACCCTCAACTGGGGCGGG GGCTACACAGACGAGCCCGTGTCCAAGATCCTCTCCCACGTGGAAGAGGGGAACGTGGTGCAGCTGGACCGCTGGGACCTCCGCGCGGAGCCCAATCCCGAGGCCGGGCCAGAGGAGCGAGACGAGGGTGCCACTGACCGG CTCCCCCTGGATGTCTTCAACAACTACTTCAGCCTGGGCTTCGACGCCCACGTCACGCTGGAGTTCCACGAGTCCCGAG AGGCGAACCCCGAGAAGTTCAACAGCCGCTTTCGGAACAAGATGTTCTATGCCGGG ACAGCCTTCTCGGACTTCCTCATGGGCAGCTCCAAGGACCTGGCCAAACACATCCGGGTGGTG TGCGATGGGACAGATCTGACCCCCAAGATCCAGGACCTGAAGCCCCAGTGCATCGTTTTCTTGAACATCCCCAG GTACTGCGCGGGCACCATGCCCTGGGGCCACCCTGGGGAGCACCATGACTTTGAGCCCCAGCGACACGATGATGGCTACCTCGAGGTCATTGGCTTCACCATGACATCTCTG GCCGCGCTGCAGGTGGGCGGGCACGGCGAGCGGCTGACACAGTGCCGCGAGGTGCTGCTCAGCACGTCCAAGGCCATCCCAGTGCAGGTGGACGGTGAGCCCTGCAAGCTGGCGGCCTCCCGCATCCGCATCGCCCTGCGCAACCAGGCCACCATGGTGCAGAAGGCCAAGCGGCGGAGCGCCACGCCCCTGCACAGCGA CCAGCAGCCGGTGCCCGAGCAGCTTCGGATCCAGGTGAGCAGGGTCAGCATGCACGACTACGAGGCCCTGCATTACGACAAGGAGCAGCTCAGGGAGGCTTGTGAGTGGCAGCGGGGCTGGGCCGAGGAGCGGGAAGGGCAGCGGGGGCCCAGGGCCCCGCCAGCTGCTGACACGGTGCTCCGTCCTCCAGCTGTGCCGCTGGGCACCGTGGTGGTCCCAGGAGACAGCGACCTGGAGCTCTGCCGAGCGCACATCGAGAGGCTGCAGCAGGTAGGGAGTGCGGGCCGGCCGCCTCCGTGCTGCCCCTGCCGGCCGGCTCCTGACCCACCCCGGCCTTGGCTTCTCTCCCAGCAGGAGCCCGAAGGTGCTGGAGCGCAGTCCCCCATGTGCCAGAAACTGTCCCCCAAGTGGTGTTTCCTGGACG CCACCACTGCCAGCCGCTTCTACAGGATCGACCGTGCCCAG GAACACCTCAACTACGTGACTGAGATCGCACAGGACGAGATCTACATCCTGGACCCCGAGCTGCTGGGGGCATCGGCCCGGCCTGACCTGccaacccccacctccccactccccaaCTCACCCTGCTCACCCACGCCCCG GTTACTGCAAGGGGATGCCACGCCCCCTCCAG GTGAGGAGTTGATTGAAGCCGCCAGGAGGAACGACTTCTGCAAG CTCCAGGAACTGCATCGAGCGGGAGGCGACCTCCTGCACCGTGACGGGCGGAACCGCACGCTGCTGCACCACGCGGTGAGCGCTGGCAGCAAGGACGTGGTCCGCTACCTGCTGGACCACG cccctccagAGATCCTCGATGCCGTGGAGGAAAA CGGGGAGACGTGTCTGCACCAGGCGGCCGCCCTGGGCCAGCGCACCATCTGCCACTACATCGTGGAGGCCGGGGCCTCCCTCATGAAGACGGACCAGCAG ggggaCACACCCCGGCAGCGCGCCGAGAAGGCTCGGGACACGGAGCTGGCCGCCTACCTGGAAAACCGGCAGCACTACCAGATGGTCCAGCGGGAGGACCAGGAGACGGCCGTGTAG
- the DGKZ gene encoding diacylglycerol kinase zeta isoform X8, with product MSARGAGHSAGAGCDVAATRGPAEALGTDEGEPPGALRPMWRYRSWDVPQIPAEALRTQKAITKSGLPHLAPPPPAPGALCGEPERQIRSTVDWSESATYGEHIWFETNVSGDFCYVGEQYCVAKMLQKSVSRRKCAACKIVVHTPCIEQLEKINFRCKPSFRESGSRNVREPTFVRHHWVHRRRQDGKCRHCGKGFQQKFTFHSKEIVAISCSWCKQAYHSKVSCFMLQQIEEPCSLGVHAAVVIPPTWILRARRPQNTLKASKKKKRASFKRKSSKKGPEEGRWRPFIIRPTPSPLMKPLLVFVNPKSGGNQGAKIIQSFLWYLNPRQVFDLSQGGPKEALEMYRKVHNLRILACGGDGTVGWILSTLDQLRLKPPPPVAILPLGTGNDLARTLNWGGGYTDEPVSKILSHVEEGNVVQLDRWDLRAEPNPEAGPEERDEGATDRLPLDVFNNYFSLGFDAHVTLEFHESREANPEKFNSRFRNKMFYAGTAFSDFLMGSSKDLAKHIRVVCDGTDLTPKIQDLKPQCIVFLNIPRYCAGTMPWGHPGEHHDFEPQRHDDGYLEVIGFTMTSLAALQVGGHGERLTQCREVLLSTSKAIPVQVDGEPCKLAASRIRIALRNQATMVQKAKRRSATPLHSDQQPVPEQLRIQVSRVSMHDYEALHYDKEQLREASVPLGTVVVPGDSDLELCRAHIERLQQQEPEGAGAQSPMCQKLSPKWCFLDATTASRFYRIDRAQEHLNYVTEIAQDEIYILDPELLGASARPDLPTPTSPLPNSPCSPTPRLLQGDATPPPGEELIEAARRNDFCKLQELHRAGGDLLHRDGRNRTLLHHAVSAGSKDVVRYLLDHAPPEILDAVEENGETCLHQAAALGQRTICHYIVEAGASLMKTDQQGDTPRQRAEKARDTELAAYLENRQHYQMVQREDQETAV from the exons GAAAGCCATCACCAAGTCCGGCCTCccgcacctggctcctcccccgCCGGCCCCCGGGGCCCTGTGCGGCGAGCCTGAGCGCCAGATCCGGAGCACCGTGGACTGGAGT GAGTCAGCAACGTATGGGGAGCACATCTGGTTCGAGACCAACGTGTCGGGGGACTTCTGCTATGTTGGGGAGCAGTACTGTGTAGCCAAGATGTTG CAGAAGTCAGTGTCGCGGAGAAAGTGCGCAGCCTGCAAGATCGTGGTGCACACCCCCTGCATCGAGCAGCTGGAGAAG ATAAATTTCCGCTGTAAGCCATCCTTCCGGGAATCGGGCTCCAGGAATGTCCGTGAG CCAACCTTCGTGCGGCACCACTGGGTGCACAGGAGGCGCCAGGACGGCAAGTGTCGGCACTGTGGCAAG GGCTTCCAGCAGAAGTTCACCTTCCACAGCAAAGAGATTGTGGCCATCAGCTGCTCCTGGTGCAAGCAGGCG TACCACAGCAAGGTGTCCTGCTTCATGCTGCAGCAGATCGAGGAGCCGTGCTCGCTGGGGGTGCACGCGGCCGTGGTCATCCCGCCCACCTGGATCCTGCGCGCCCGGAGGCCGCAG AACACCCTCAAGGCGagcaagaagaaaaagagggCGTCATTCAAGAGGAAGTCCAGCAAGAAGGGGCCCGAG GAGGGCCGCTGGAGGCCCTTCATCATCAGGCCCACCCCGTCCCCCCTCATGAAGCCCCTGCTGGTGTTTGTAAACCCCAAGAGTGGGGGCAACCAG GGCGCCAAGATCATCCAGTCCTTCCTCTGGTATCTCAACCCCCGACAAGTGTTTGACCTGAGCCAGGGAGGGCCCAAGGAGGC GCTGGAGATGTACCGCAAGGTGCACAACTTGCGCATCCTGGCGTGTGGGGGTGATGGCACG GTTGGCTGGATTCTCTCCACCCTGGACCAGCTGCGCTTAAAGCCGCCGCCGCCTGTGGCCATCCTGCCGCTGGGTACCGGCAACGACTTGGCGCGTACCCTCAACTGGGGCGGG GGCTACACAGACGAGCCCGTGTCCAAGATCCTCTCCCACGTGGAAGAGGGGAACGTGGTGCAGCTGGACCGCTGGGACCTCCGCGCGGAGCCCAATCCCGAGGCCGGGCCAGAGGAGCGAGACGAGGGTGCCACTGACCGG CTCCCCCTGGATGTCTTCAACAACTACTTCAGCCTGGGCTTCGACGCCCACGTCACGCTGGAGTTCCACGAGTCCCGAG AGGCGAACCCCGAGAAGTTCAACAGCCGCTTTCGGAACAAGATGTTCTATGCCGGG ACAGCCTTCTCGGACTTCCTCATGGGCAGCTCCAAGGACCTGGCCAAACACATCCGGGTGGTG TGCGATGGGACAGATCTGACCCCCAAGATCCAGGACCTGAAGCCCCAGTGCATCGTTTTCTTGAACATCCCCAG GTACTGCGCGGGCACCATGCCCTGGGGCCACCCTGGGGAGCACCATGACTTTGAGCCCCAGCGACACGATGATGGCTACCTCGAGGTCATTGGCTTCACCATGACATCTCTG GCCGCGCTGCAGGTGGGCGGGCACGGCGAGCGGCTGACACAGTGCCGCGAGGTGCTGCTCAGCACGTCCAAGGCCATCCCAGTGCAGGTGGACGGTGAGCCCTGCAAGCTGGCGGCCTCCCGCATCCGCATCGCCCTGCGCAACCAGGCCACCATGGTGCAGAAGGCCAAGCGGCGGAGCGCCACGCCCCTGCACAGCGA CCAGCAGCCGGTGCCCGAGCAGCTTCGGATCCAGGTGAGCAGGGTCAGCATGCACGACTACGAGGCCCTGCATTACGACAAGGAGCAGCTCAGGGAGGCTT CTGTGCCGCTGGGCACCGTGGTGGTCCCAGGAGACAGCGACCTGGAGCTCTGCCGAGCGCACATCGAGAGGCTGCAGCAG CAGGAGCCCGAAGGTGCTGGAGCGCAGTCCCCCATGTGCCAGAAACTGTCCCCCAAGTGGTGTTTCCTGGACG CCACCACTGCCAGCCGCTTCTACAGGATCGACCGTGCCCAG GAACACCTCAACTACGTGACTGAGATCGCACAGGACGAGATCTACATCCTGGACCCCGAGCTGCTGGGGGCATCGGCCCGGCCTGACCTGccaacccccacctccccactccccaaCTCACCCTGCTCACCCACGCCCCG GTTACTGCAAGGGGATGCCACGCCCCCTCCAG GTGAGGAGTTGATTGAAGCCGCCAGGAGGAACGACTTCTGCAAG CTCCAGGAACTGCATCGAGCGGGAGGCGACCTCCTGCACCGTGACGGGCGGAACCGCACGCTGCTGCACCACGCGGTGAGCGCTGGCAGCAAGGACGTGGTCCGCTACCTGCTGGACCACG cccctccagAGATCCTCGATGCCGTGGAGGAAAA CGGGGAGACGTGTCTGCACCAGGCGGCCGCCCTGGGCCAGCGCACCATCTGCCACTACATCGTGGAGGCCGGGGCCTCCCTCATGAAGACGGACCAGCAG ggggaCACACCCCGGCAGCGCGCCGAGAAGGCTCGGGACACGGAGCTGGCCGCCTACCTGGAAAACCGGCAGCACTACCAGATGGTCCAGCGGGAGGACCAGGAGACGGCCGTGTAG
- the DGKZ gene encoding diacylglycerol kinase zeta isoform X9, producing the protein MSARGAGHSAGAGCDVAATRGPAEALGTDEGEPPGALRPMWRYRSWDVPQIPAEALRTQKAITKSGLPHLAPPPPAPGALCGEPERQIRSTVDWSESATYGEHIWFETNVSGDFCYVGEQYCVAKMLQKSVSRRKCAACKIVVHTPCIEQLEKINFRCKPSFRESGSRNVREPTFVRHHWVHRRRQDGKCRHCGKGFQQKFTFHSKEIVAISCSWCKQAYHSKVSCFMLQQIEEPCSLGVHAAVVIPPTWILRARRPQNTLKASKKKKRASFKRKSSKKGPEEGRWRPFIIRPTPSPLMKPLLVFVNPKSGGNQGAKIIQSFLWYLNPRQVFDLSQGGPKEALEMYRKVHNLRILACGGDGTVGWILSTLDQLRLKPPPPVAILPLGTGNDLARTLNWGGGYTDEPVSKILSHVEEGNVVQLDRWDLRAEPNPEAGPEERDEGATDRLPLDVFNNYFSLGFDAHVTLEFHESREANPEKFNSRFRNKMFYAGTAFSDFLMGSSKDLAKHIRVVCDGTDLTPKIQDLKPQCIVFLNIPRYCAGTMPWGHPGEHHDFEPQRHDDGYLEVIGFTMTSLAALQVGGHGERLTQCREVLLSTSKAIPVQVDGEPCKLAASRIRIALRNQATMVQKAKRRSATPLHSDQQPVPEQLRIQVSRVSMHDYEALHYDKEQLREASVPLGTVVVPGDSDLELCRAHIERLQQEPEGAGAQSPMCQKLSPKWCFLDATTASRFYRIDRAQEHLNYVTEIAQDEIYILDPELLGASARPDLPTPTSPLPNSPCSPTPRLLQGDATPPPGEELIEAARRNDFCKLQELHRAGGDLLHRDGRNRTLLHHAVSAGSKDVVRYLLDHAPPEILDAVEENGETCLHQAAALGQRTICHYIVEAGASLMKTDQQGDTPRQRAEKARDTELAAYLENRQHYQMVQREDQETAV; encoded by the exons GAAAGCCATCACCAAGTCCGGCCTCccgcacctggctcctcccccgCCGGCCCCCGGGGCCCTGTGCGGCGAGCCTGAGCGCCAGATCCGGAGCACCGTGGACTGGAGT GAGTCAGCAACGTATGGGGAGCACATCTGGTTCGAGACCAACGTGTCGGGGGACTTCTGCTATGTTGGGGAGCAGTACTGTGTAGCCAAGATGTTG CAGAAGTCAGTGTCGCGGAGAAAGTGCGCAGCCTGCAAGATCGTGGTGCACACCCCCTGCATCGAGCAGCTGGAGAAG ATAAATTTCCGCTGTAAGCCATCCTTCCGGGAATCGGGCTCCAGGAATGTCCGTGAG CCAACCTTCGTGCGGCACCACTGGGTGCACAGGAGGCGCCAGGACGGCAAGTGTCGGCACTGTGGCAAG GGCTTCCAGCAGAAGTTCACCTTCCACAGCAAAGAGATTGTGGCCATCAGCTGCTCCTGGTGCAAGCAGGCG TACCACAGCAAGGTGTCCTGCTTCATGCTGCAGCAGATCGAGGAGCCGTGCTCGCTGGGGGTGCACGCGGCCGTGGTCATCCCGCCCACCTGGATCCTGCGCGCCCGGAGGCCGCAG AACACCCTCAAGGCGagcaagaagaaaaagagggCGTCATTCAAGAGGAAGTCCAGCAAGAAGGGGCCCGAG GAGGGCCGCTGGAGGCCCTTCATCATCAGGCCCACCCCGTCCCCCCTCATGAAGCCCCTGCTGGTGTTTGTAAACCCCAAGAGTGGGGGCAACCAG GGCGCCAAGATCATCCAGTCCTTCCTCTGGTATCTCAACCCCCGACAAGTGTTTGACCTGAGCCAGGGAGGGCCCAAGGAGGC GCTGGAGATGTACCGCAAGGTGCACAACTTGCGCATCCTGGCGTGTGGGGGTGATGGCACG GTTGGCTGGATTCTCTCCACCCTGGACCAGCTGCGCTTAAAGCCGCCGCCGCCTGTGGCCATCCTGCCGCTGGGTACCGGCAACGACTTGGCGCGTACCCTCAACTGGGGCGGG GGCTACACAGACGAGCCCGTGTCCAAGATCCTCTCCCACGTGGAAGAGGGGAACGTGGTGCAGCTGGACCGCTGGGACCTCCGCGCGGAGCCCAATCCCGAGGCCGGGCCAGAGGAGCGAGACGAGGGTGCCACTGACCGG CTCCCCCTGGATGTCTTCAACAACTACTTCAGCCTGGGCTTCGACGCCCACGTCACGCTGGAGTTCCACGAGTCCCGAG AGGCGAACCCCGAGAAGTTCAACAGCCGCTTTCGGAACAAGATGTTCTATGCCGGG ACAGCCTTCTCGGACTTCCTCATGGGCAGCTCCAAGGACCTGGCCAAACACATCCGGGTGGTG TGCGATGGGACAGATCTGACCCCCAAGATCCAGGACCTGAAGCCCCAGTGCATCGTTTTCTTGAACATCCCCAG GTACTGCGCGGGCACCATGCCCTGGGGCCACCCTGGGGAGCACCATGACTTTGAGCCCCAGCGACACGATGATGGCTACCTCGAGGTCATTGGCTTCACCATGACATCTCTG GCCGCGCTGCAGGTGGGCGGGCACGGCGAGCGGCTGACACAGTGCCGCGAGGTGCTGCTCAGCACGTCCAAGGCCATCCCAGTGCAGGTGGACGGTGAGCCCTGCAAGCTGGCGGCCTCCCGCATCCGCATCGCCCTGCGCAACCAGGCCACCATGGTGCAGAAGGCCAAGCGGCGGAGCGCCACGCCCCTGCACAGCGA CCAGCAGCCGGTGCCCGAGCAGCTTCGGATCCAGGTGAGCAGGGTCAGCATGCACGACTACGAGGCCCTGCATTACGACAAGGAGCAGCTCAGGGAGGCTT CTGTGCCGCTGGGCACCGTGGTGGTCCCAGGAGACAGCGACCTGGAGCTCTGCCGAGCGCACATCGAGAGGCTGCAGCAG GAGCCCGAAGGTGCTGGAGCGCAGTCCCCCATGTGCCAGAAACTGTCCCCCAAGTGGTGTTTCCTGGACG CCACCACTGCCAGCCGCTTCTACAGGATCGACCGTGCCCAG GAACACCTCAACTACGTGACTGAGATCGCACAGGACGAGATCTACATCCTGGACCCCGAGCTGCTGGGGGCATCGGCCCGGCCTGACCTGccaacccccacctccccactccccaaCTCACCCTGCTCACCCACGCCCCG GTTACTGCAAGGGGATGCCACGCCCCCTCCAG GTGAGGAGTTGATTGAAGCCGCCAGGAGGAACGACTTCTGCAAG CTCCAGGAACTGCATCGAGCGGGAGGCGACCTCCTGCACCGTGACGGGCGGAACCGCACGCTGCTGCACCACGCGGTGAGCGCTGGCAGCAAGGACGTGGTCCGCTACCTGCTGGACCACG cccctccagAGATCCTCGATGCCGTGGAGGAAAA CGGGGAGACGTGTCTGCACCAGGCGGCCGCCCTGGGCCAGCGCACCATCTGCCACTACATCGTGGAGGCCGGGGCCTCCCTCATGAAGACGGACCAGCAG ggggaCACACCCCGGCAGCGCGCCGAGAAGGCTCGGGACACGGAGCTGGCCGCCTACCTGGAAAACCGGCAGCACTACCAGATGGTCCAGCGGGAGGACCAGGAGACGGCCGTGTAG